The Piliocolobus tephrosceles isolate RC106 chromosome 2, ASM277652v3, whole genome shotgun sequence genome window below encodes:
- the A4GNT gene encoding alpha-1,4-N-acetylglucosaminyltransferase → MQKKLQLSLSVTLLFACGFLYRFILKSSCLSCLPSFKSQQGLETLLSHRRGIVFLETSERMEPTHLVSCAVESAAKIYPERPVVFFMKGLTDSTPMPSNSTYPAFSFLSAIDNVFLFPLDMKRLFEDTPLFSWYSQINTSIERNWLYISSDASRLAVIWKYGGIYMDTDVISIRPIPEENFLAAQASRFSSNGVFGFLPQHPFLWKCMENFIEHYNSDIWGNQGPDLMTRMLRVWCKLEDFQELSDLRCLNISFLHPQRFYPISYSEWRRYYEVWDREPSFNDSYALHLWNYMNHEGRAVIRGSNTLVENLYRKHCPGTYRHLIQGPEGSVTGELGPGNKES, encoded by the exons ATGCAGAAGAAGCTCCAGCTCTCCCTTTCAGTCACCTTGCTGTTTGCCTGTGGCTTCCTCTACCGGTTCATCCTGAAGTCCAGCTGCCTCTCCTGCTTGCCTTCTTTCAAGTCCCAGCAGGGGTTGGAAACTCTCCTGAGCCACAGACGCGGCATTGTGTTTCTAGAGACCTCAGAGAGAATGGAGCCGACCCACTTGGTCTCCTGCGCTGTAGAGTCTGCTGCCAAGATTTATCCTGAGCGGCCCGTGGTGTTCTTTATGAAGGGTCTCACTGATTCCACACCGATGCCCTCAAACTCCACATACCCAGCTTTTTCCTTCCTCTCAGCAATAGACAACGTTTTCCTCTTCCCTTTGGATATGAAAAGGCTGTTTGAAGacacaccattgttttcatggtACAGTCAA ATCAACACCAGCATAGAGAGAAACTGGCTCTACATCAGCTCGGACGCATCCCGCCTGGCCGTCATCTGGAAATATGGTGGCATCTACATGGACACCGATGTCATCTCCATCAGGCCCATACCTGAGGAGAACTTTTTGGCTGCCCAGGCTTCTCGGTTCTCTAGTAATGGAGTATTTGGGTTCCTCCCCCAGCACCCCTTTTTGTGGAAATGCATGGAAAACTTTATTGAACACTATAATTCAGACATCTGGGGCAACCAAGGCCCTGATTTGATGACAAGGATGTTGAGGGTATGGTGTAAACTTGAAGACTTCCAGGAGCTGAGCGACCTCAGGTGCCTGAACATATCCTTCCTGCACCCCCAAAGATTTTACCCCATCTCCTATTCAGAGTGGAGGCGCTACTATGAAGTGTGGGATAGAGAGCCAAGCTTCAATGACTCCTACGCCCTGCATTTGTGGAACTACATGAACCACGAGGGGCGGGCTGTGATTAGAGGAAGCAACACACTGGTGGAAAATCTCTATCGCAAGCACTGTCCCGGGACTTACAGACACCTGATTCAAGGCCCAGAGGGGTCAGTGACTGGGGAGCTGGGTCCAGGTAACAAAGAGAGCTAA